The following coding sequences lie in one uncultured Bacteroides sp. genomic window:
- the asnS gene encoding asparagine--tRNA ligase, which yields MEKICRTRIVDVLKMDSFGTIVNVKGWVRTRRGSKQVNFIALNDGSTINNIQIVIDIEKFGEEYLKPITTGACISVNGELTESLGQGQKAELHACDIEILGTADPATYPLQKKGHSMEFLREIAHLRPRTNTFGAVFRIRHNMAIAIHNFFHERGFFYFHTPIITASDCEGAGQMFQVTTMNLYDLKKNEDGSINYDNDFFGKQASLTVSGQLEGELAAMSMGSIYTFGPTFRAENSNTPRHLAEFWMIEPEVAFNEIEENMQLAEDFIKYCVKWALDNCQDDIQFLNNMFDKELIARLQSVLDNEFVRLPYTEGVKILEDAVAKGHKFEFPVYWGADLASEHERYLVEDHFKRPVILTDYPKEIKSFYMKQNEDGKTVRAMDVLFPKIGEIIGGSQREEDYEKLAKRAEEMGVPTKDIWWYLDTRRFGTAPHSGFGLGFERLLLFVTGMTNIRDVIPFPRTPRNADF from the coding sequence ATGGAAAAGATTTGTAGGACAAGAATTGTTGATGTTCTGAAGATGGATAGCTTTGGAACGATTGTGAACGTGAAGGGATGGGTCAGAACTCGCCGGGGCAGTAAACAAGTTAACTTTATCGCTTTGAATGACGGTTCTACCATTAATAATATTCAGATTGTAATTGATATTGAAAAGTTTGGTGAAGAATACCTGAAGCCAATTACCACCGGTGCTTGTATTAGCGTAAATGGAGAATTGACTGAATCGCTTGGACAAGGACAGAAAGCCGAGCTTCATGCCTGTGATATTGAAATATTAGGCACTGCTGATCCGGCTACTTATCCATTGCAGAAAAAAGGGCATTCCATGGAGTTTCTTCGTGAAATAGCACATCTTCGTCCGCGTACCAATACCTTTGGTGCGGTGTTCCGTATTCGCCATAATATGGCTATCGCTATACACAATTTTTTTCATGAACGTGGATTCTTCTATTTTCATACACCTATTATCACAGCCTCTGACTGTGAGGGAGCCGGACAAATGTTTCAGGTTACCACAATGAATCTTTATGATTTAAAGAAGAATGAAGATGGTTCTATTAATTATGATAATGATTTCTTCGGAAAGCAAGCTAGCTTGACTGTTTCCGGTCAGCTGGAAGGTGAACTTGCAGCAATGTCAATGGGCTCCATATACACTTTTGGCCCTACATTCCGTGCTGAAAACTCCAATACCCCTCGTCACCTGGCAGAGTTCTGGATGATTGAACCGGAGGTTGCCTTCAATGAGATTGAAGAAAATATGCAGTTGGCTGAAGATTTCATTAAGTACTGTGTAAAATGGGCTTTGGATAATTGCCAGGATGATATTCAGTTCCTGAACAATATGTTTGATAAAGAGCTGATTGCTCGCCTGCAATCTGTACTTGATAATGAATTCGTTCGTCTTCCTTATACAGAAGGTGTGAAGATTCTTGAAGATGCTGTGGCAAAAGGGCATAAATTTGAATTCCCGGTATATTGGGGAGCTGATCTTGCTTCGGAACATGAACGTTACTTGGTGGAAGATCATTTTAAACGTCCTGTTATTCTTACCGATTATCCGAAGGAAATCAAATCTTTCTATATGAAGCAGAATGAAGATGGAAAAACGGTCCGGGCAATGGACGTTTTATTCCCGAAGATTGGAGAAATTATTGGTGGTTCTCAGCGTGAAGAGGATTATGAAAAGCTTGCTAAGAGAGCTGAAGAAATGGGCGTGCCAACCAAGGATATCTGGTGGTATCTTGATACCCGTCGTTTCGGTACTGCTCCTCATTCCGGTTTTGGGCTAGGCTTTGAACGCTTATTGCTCTTCGTTACCGGTATGACAAATATCCGTGATGTGATTCCTTTCCCTAGGACACCTCGTAACGCGGATTTTTAA
- a CDS encoding pseudouridine synthase yields MSTDNENWRDSNNESRGASRDGNKSFNRGGFGRRDDSKPSFNRDGKFNREGRFSREGGDRPSRPSFNREGNDRPSFNRPSRPYNREEGDRPSFNREGGDRPRPSFNREGGDRPRPSFNREGGDRPRFNREGGDRPRPSFNREGGDRPRPSFNREGGDRPRPSFNREGGDRPRPSFNREGGDRPRPSFNREGGDRPRPSFNREGGDRPSRPSFNREDKPWRKNENQEGESGDRPRFRRPNSNYGGPSIPRDGERRPRFSSNDSRSQGFARPVRRRTDDYDPNAKYSEKKRIEYKEQFADPNEPIRLNKYLANAGVCSRREADEFIAAGVVSVNGEMVTELGTKVKRSDVIKFHEETVSIESKVYVLLNKPKDCVTTSDDPQARLTVMDLVKGACTERIYPVGRLDRNTTGVLLLTNDGDLASKLTHPQFLKKKIYHVFLDKNVTNHDMEQIASGVQLEDGEIHADAISYATETDKDQVGIEIHSGKNRIVRRLFESLGYKVIKLDRVFFAGLTKKSLRRGEWRYLTEQEVNMLRMGAFE; encoded by the coding sequence ATGAGTACAGACAACGAAAATTGGCGAGATTCTAACAACGAGAGTAGAGGCGCCAGCCGTGATGGTAATAAGTCTTTTAACAGAGGAGGATTTGGCCGTCGAGATGACAGTAAACCTTCTTTTAATAGAGATGGTAAGTTTAACCGTGAAGGACGTTTTAGTCGTGAAGGTGGTGATCGCCCCTCACGCCCTTCTTTTAACAGAGAAGGCAATGATCGCCCAAGTTTTAATCGTCCTTCTCGTCCATATAACAGAGAAGAAGGTGATCGTCCTAGCTTCAATCGTGAAGGTGGCGACAGACCACGTCCTTCCTTCAACCGTGAAGGCGGAGATCGTCCTCGTCCTTCCTTTAATAGAGAAGGTGGTGACAGACCACGTTTCAATCGTGAAGGTGGTGATCGTCCCCGTCCATCATTTAACCGCGAAGGTGGTGACAGGCCACGTCCTTCTTTTAACCGTGAAGGTGGTGATAGACCACGTCCTTCATTCAACCGTGAAGGCGGAGATCGTCCACGCCCATCTTTCAACCGTGAAGGTGGCGACAGACCACGTCCATCATTTAATCGTGAAGGCGGAGATCGTCCCCGTCCATCATTTAATCGCGAAGGAGGTGACAGACCTTCTCGTCCGTCATTTAATCGTGAGGACAAACCTTGGAGAAAGAATGAAAATCAGGAAGGCGAAAGCGGGGATCGTCCAAGATTCCGCCGTCCGAATAGCAATTACGGAGGTCCTTCTATTCCTAGAGACGGAGAACGTCGTCCTAGATTCTCATCGAATGATAGCAGATCTCAGGGATTTGCACGTCCGGTTCGTAGAAGAACTGATGATTATGATCCAAATGCTAAGTATAGCGAAAAGAAAAGAATTGAGTATAAAGAACAATTTGCAGATCCTAATGAACCGATCCGTTTAAATAAATATCTTGCAAACGCAGGTGTTTGTTCTCGTCGTGAGGCTGATGAATTTATTGCAGCTGGAGTTGTTTCAGTAAATGGTGAAATGGTTACTGAACTTGGAACAAAGGTAAAACGCAGCGATGTTATTAAATTCCATGAAGAAACGGTGAGCATTGAAAGTAAGGTTTATGTTCTGTTGAACAAACCAAAAGATTGCGTAACAACTTCTGATGATCCTCAGGCGCGTCTTACAGTAATGGATTTAGTTAAAGGAGCGTGTACAGAACGAATTTATCCGGTAGGACGTCTGGACCGCAACACCACTGGCGTATTGCTGTTGACTAATGATGGTGATCTGGCTTCTAAGCTGACTCATCCTCAGTTCCTGAAAAAGAAAATTTATCATGTTTTTTTAGATAAGAATGTAACTAACCATGATATGGAACAAATAGCTTCTGGTGTACAACTGGAAGACGGCGAAATTCATGCAGATGCAATTAGTTATGCTACTGAAACGGATAAAGATCAGGTGGGTATTGAAATCCATTCTGGTAAAAACCGTATCGTTCGCCGTCTATTTGAATCGCTTGGATACAAAGTGATTAAGCTGGATCGCGTATTCTTTGCCGGACTGACAAAGAAGAGTCTTCGCCGAGGCGAATGGAGATACCTCACTGAACAAGAGGTGAACATGCTTCGAATGGGAGCTTTTGAATAA
- the purB gene encoding adenylosuccinate lyase: MKLDLLTAISPIDGRYRGKAEALAAYFSEFALIKYRVQVEVEYFITLCELPLPQLKGVNEDIFESLRNIYRNFSEADAQRIKDIESVTNHDVKAVEYFLKEEFDKLGGLEEYKEFIHFGLTSQDINNTSIPLSVKEALSNVYYPLIEELIAQLKQYASDWAEVSMLAKTHGQPASPTRLGKEIMVFAYRLERQLATLKACPVTAKFGGATGNYNAHHVAYPSYDWKAFGNRFVSEKLGLEREEYTTQISNYDNLSAIFDAMKRINVIMIDMNRDFWLYISMEYFKQKIKAGEVGSSAMPHKVNPIDFENAEGNLGMANSILNHLAEKLPVSRLQRDLTDSTVLRNMGVPFGHVLIAIQSSLKGLRKLILNETAIYNDLDNCWSVVAEAIQTILRREAYPNPYEALKALTRTNQAITESSIKNFIEELNVSEDIKKELRGITPHSYTGI; encoded by the coding sequence ATGAAACTTGATTTACTTACGGCTATCTCACCAATTGATGGTCGCTACAGAGGCAAAGCTGAGGCTTTAGCTGCTTACTTTTCTGAATTTGCATTGATTAAATATCGTGTGCAGGTTGAGGTGGAGTATTTTATAACCTTGTGTGAACTGCCTTTGCCACAGCTCAAAGGAGTAAATGAGGATATTTTTGAATCCTTGAGGAATATTTATCGTAATTTTTCGGAAGCCGATGCACAACGCATTAAGGACATAGAAAGTGTGACAAATCATGATGTGAAAGCTGTGGAGTACTTTTTAAAAGAGGAATTCGACAAGCTGGGTGGTCTGGAAGAGTATAAGGAGTTTATACATTTTGGCCTTACTTCGCAAGATATTAATAATACCTCTATTCCATTGTCTGTTAAGGAAGCATTAAGTAATGTTTATTACCCTTTGATTGAGGAGCTTATTGCGCAGCTGAAACAGTATGCATCTGATTGGGCTGAGGTGTCAATGCTTGCAAAGACTCATGGACAACCTGCATCGCCAACCCGCTTAGGAAAAGAAATTATGGTATTTGCTTACCGTCTGGAACGTCAGTTGGCTACACTTAAGGCTTGCCCGGTAACTGCAAAATTTGGTGGTGCTACAGGTAATTACAATGCGCATCATGTAGCTTATCCTTCTTATGACTGGAAGGCTTTTGGCAATCGTTTCGTTTCTGAAAAACTGGGACTGGAGCGTGAAGAATATACAACTCAGATTTCAAATTATGATAATCTTTCTGCTATCTTTGATGCTATGAAACGTATCAATGTTATCATGATTGATATGAATCGCGATTTCTGGTTATATATTTCTATGGAATATTTCAAGCAGAAGATTAAAGCAGGTGAAGTGGGATCGAGCGCAATGCCGCATAAAGTAAATCCGATTGACTTTGAAAATGCAGAAGGAAATCTTGGAATGGCAAATTCTATTCTTAATCATTTAGCTGAAAAGCTGCCGGTTTCACGTTTGCAACGCGACTTAACGGATTCTACAGTGCTTCGTAATATGGGTGTTCCATTCGGGCATGTATTAATCGCTATTCAGAGTTCTTTGAAAGGACTACGTAAATTGATATTAAACGAAACTGCTATTTATAATGATTTGGATAATTGCTGGAGTGTAGTTGCTGAGGCTATTCAGACAATTTTGCGTCGTGAAGCTTATCCTAATCCATATGAAGCACTAAAAGCATTGACAAGAACAAATCAGGCTATCACGGAATCTTCAATCAAGAACTTTATTGAAGAGTTAAATGTTAGTGAAGATATAAAGAAAGAACTAAGAGGTATAACTCCACATAGTTATACTGGAATTTAA
- a CDS encoding TonB-dependent receptor, whose protein sequence is MKKVYSILIAIIAWQTVSAQDLQIKGRIMSATQQPVEFANVVLRKTDSTFVTGGMTDARGKFSMENLQKGIYNLQVSSLGYQTKNLTIHDFAKDIDLGNIEIDSAAVALNEVVVTAANVINEADRKILLPSSRQMKASTNGFNLLQQLNLKRIQVDVLRNTISASGGGEVQLRINGVKSSVQEVMSLRPEDILRIEHHEDPGLRYGGAEAVIDYITRRRDSGGFIAFDLTDSPHVPFGDNNLTAKFNYKKSEFGVFYYGGYRAMDHMWRENSETFNFADGKSLTRLEDGTPDKWAKDWHYMQMNYNYQEADKWFFNATLRGNINDDPKMNFKSYLYPTNNPSKGVNMTDRSSSWEHIPSLDLYFQRNLKNQQSLILNVVGTYIDSNSERYYKEMLGTETLTDLTTIVNGNKYSVISEGIYEKGFKAGRLSTGIKHTQSFTNNEYTGSSLSKTEMKQSETYAYTEFQGKIKKFNYSLGIGGSRSWFSQGGVGYQNYTFRPTASLKYNFNDNSFLRYRGNIYSSAPSLSDLSNVEQSIDSLQIRRGNSNLKPVMTYTNSLNYDIRKGIFSGSLFLGHWYHNKPIMEETRVENNKFIRTNDNQQSWQKLNSEAELSVNPFKDHFIVKAVTGFSYFDSKGNNYHHTYSNWYYRGEASAYYKQWSAFFQIQGHKNNFYGETLEIGENYHLFGVMYKHKQLSVGAMMINPFVDNWKAGSENRNAYAPSKNWVYIKESSRLLSLKVSYSFNFGRKYESAQKRLNNEDKDTGVMSSKK, encoded by the coding sequence ATGAAAAAAGTATATAGTATATTGATTGCAATAATTGCCTGGCAAACAGTCTCAGCCCAGGATTTGCAAATAAAAGGACGAATTATGTCGGCTACACAACAACCCGTAGAATTCGCAAACGTAGTTCTCCGAAAAACAGATTCAACCTTTGTTACAGGTGGAATGACCGACGCCAGAGGTAAGTTTAGTATGGAGAACCTGCAGAAAGGTATATATAACCTACAGGTTTCCAGCTTAGGATATCAGACAAAGAACCTAACAATCCATGATTTTGCAAAAGACATCGACCTGGGGAATATAGAAATCGACTCGGCTGCTGTGGCACTCAATGAAGTGGTTGTTACCGCTGCCAATGTAATCAATGAAGCCGATCGCAAAATATTACTGCCATCTTCCAGACAAATGAAGGCCTCAACCAATGGGTTCAATCTTTTGCAACAACTGAATTTAAAACGAATTCAGGTAGATGTTTTGAGAAATACCATCTCAGCATCCGGCGGTGGAGAAGTTCAATTAAGGATCAACGGTGTTAAGTCAAGCGTTCAGGAGGTGATGTCCTTACGTCCGGAAGATATTCTCCGTATTGAACACCACGAAGATCCGGGACTCCGTTACGGAGGAGCCGAAGCTGTAATTGATTATATTACCCGCAGACGAGACAGCGGTGGTTTTATAGCATTCGACTTAACCGACTCTCCACACGTACCATTCGGAGACAACAACCTTACGGCTAAGTTCAATTACAAAAAATCCGAGTTTGGAGTATTCTACTACGGCGGTTACAGAGCAATGGATCACATGTGGCGTGAAAATTCAGAAACATTTAATTTCGCAGATGGTAAAAGTCTTACCCGGTTAGAGGATGGTACACCCGACAAGTGGGCAAAAGACTGGCATTATATGCAGATGAACTATAACTATCAGGAAGCAGACAAATGGTTCTTCAACGCTACCCTCAGAGGGAATATCAATGACGATCCAAAAATGAACTTCAAGAGTTATCTGTATCCCACAAATAATCCATCGAAAGGCGTTAACATGACAGATCGCTCTTCTTCCTGGGAACACATTCCGTCTCTTGACCTTTATTTCCAACGAAACTTAAAGAACCAGCAATCTTTGATTCTTAATGTTGTTGGTACTTATATTGATTCAAATTCAGAGAGATATTACAAGGAGATGCTGGGAACAGAAACACTGACTGATCTGACAACCATAGTTAATGGAAACAAATATTCAGTTATCAGTGAAGGTATATACGAGAAAGGATTTAAAGCAGGACGTCTTAGCACAGGGATAAAGCACACCCAGAGCTTCACCAACAATGAATACACAGGAAGCTCTCTTTCTAAAACCGAAATGAAACAATCAGAGACCTATGCATATACAGAGTTTCAAGGGAAGATAAAGAAGTTCAACTATTCTTTGGGTATTGGTGGTTCACGTTCATGGTTTAGCCAGGGAGGCGTAGGATATCAGAATTACACATTCCGGCCAACAGCCAGTTTAAAGTATAATTTCAATGACAACTCTTTCCTTCGCTATCGTGGAAACATTTACAGTTCGGCTCCTTCTTTATCTGATTTAAGCAATGTAGAGCAGTCAATAGACTCTTTGCAGATAAGAAGAGGCAACAGCAACCTGAAACCGGTGATGACATATACCAACTCTTTGAACTATGATATAAGAAAAGGAATCTTCAGCGGGAGCTTATTCCTGGGGCATTGGTACCACAACAAGCCAATCATGGAAGAAACAAGAGTGGAGAACAACAAGTTTATCCGCACCAATGACAACCAACAAAGCTGGCAGAAGTTAAATTCAGAAGCAGAACTTTCAGTCAATCCTTTCAAAGATCATTTCATTGTAAAGGCCGTAACCGGATTTAGCTATTTCGACAGTAAAGGCAACAATTACCATCATACATATTCTAACTGGTATTACCGTGGCGAGGCAAGTGCCTACTACAAACAATGGTCGGCCTTCTTCCAGATACAGGGTCACAAAAACAACTTCTACGGAGAAACTTTGGAGATTGGCGAGAACTATCACCTGTTCGGGGTAATGTACAAGCACAAACAACTAAGCGTGGGAGCTATGATGATTAATCCGTTTGTTGATAACTGGAAAGCAGGCAGTGAAAACAGGAATGCTTACGCTCCTTCAAAGAATTGGGTATATATAAAGGAGTCGTCCAGATTGCTTTCTTTAAAAGTATCTTATAGCTTCAACTTCGGTCGCAAATATGAGTCAGCCCAGAAGCGTTTAAATAATGAAGATAAAGACACAGGAGTAATGAGTAGTAAAAAATAG
- a CDS encoding sugar O-acetyltransferase: MSEKEKMRNGQLAKVTDSEILSDLTRAKALIAKINAMYLGLPDLRATLEELLPNIHATAKVNPPFFCDYGYNIELGEHVFINFNCVILDGAPVKIGHHTLLGPSVQIYTPQHPMDYLERRESFESAYPVTIGDDCWIGGGAIICPGVTIGNRCIIGAGSVVTKDVPDDSLAVGNPAVIKRKLT, translated from the coding sequence ATGAGTGAAAAAGAAAAGATGAGGAACGGACAACTTGCCAAAGTTACTGATTCTGAAATACTTTCAGACCTTACAAGGGCGAAGGCTTTGATTGCTAAAATAAATGCAATGTATCTGGGTTTACCTGATTTACGGGCTACTTTAGAAGAATTACTTCCCAATATTCATGCTACGGCTAAAGTCAATCCTCCCTTCTTTTGTGATTATGGGTATAATATTGAGTTGGGCGAGCATGTTTTTATCAACTTTAATTGTGTGATACTGGATGGAGCTCCGGTTAAAATTGGTCATCATACCTTGCTTGGCCCTTCGGTCCAGATTTATACTCCGCAGCATCCGATGGATTATCTAGAACGGCGGGAATCATTTGAGAGCGCTTATCCTGTAACCATAGGTGATGATTGCTGGATTGGTGGTGGTGCCATTATTTGCCCCGGTGTTACAATTGGTAATCGTTGCATTATTGGGGCGGGGAGCGTGGTTACTAAAGATGTGCCCGATGATTCGCTGGCTGTAGGCAATCCGGCTGTGATAAAAAGAAAACTTACTTAG
- a CDS encoding YaaA family protein, with translation MQIIISPAKTINTKSSKKALAKSIPQFANEAKEIALHMAQYSVEELEGLLKISPKLALETFKRFEAFHSDEAPSLQALLAYTGMVYKHIAPADFSNEDFLYAHEHLRIASPFYGVVRPLDMIKAYRMEYDVKLPELGGITMADYWKPRLTQSFIKDVKKSGGVLINLASMDIQPSLDWKLVEKEVRVITPEFKMWKKGKLDTVTIYAKMARGEMTRFILKNRIEKPEELMAFTWEDFAFAPEYSTDNRMVFIC, from the coding sequence ATGCAAATAATAATATCACCAGCCAAAACGATAAATACAAAAAGCTCAAAGAAAGCTCTTGCTAAATCAATCCCGCAGTTTGCCAATGAAGCAAAAGAGATTGCGCTCCATATGGCTCAATACTCTGTTGAGGAATTGGAAGGATTGCTAAAGATTAGTCCGAAGCTGGCTCTGGAAACTTTTAAGCGGTTTGAAGCGTTTCATTCTGATGAGGCTCCTTCCCTTCAGGCTTTGCTGGCATATACGGGAATGGTGTATAAGCATATTGCTCCGGCGGATTTCTCTAATGAAGATTTTCTTTATGCACACGAACATTTACGGATAGCTTCTCCTTTTTATGGAGTGGTGCGTCCGCTCGATATGATAAAGGCTTACCGGATGGAGTATGATGTGAAGCTTCCTGAACTGGGAGGAATAACAATGGCCGATTACTGGAAACCGAGACTTACTCAATCTTTTATTAAAGATGTGAAGAAGAGTGGGGGAGTACTGATTAATTTGGCAAGCATGGATATTCAGCCTTCGCTTGATTGGAAACTTGTTGAAAAGGAAGTTCGGGTAATTACTCCCGAATTTAAAATGTGGAAAAAGGGAAAACTGGATACGGTAACTATTTATGCAAAGATGGCACGAGGAGAGATGACCCGGTTTATTCTGAAGAACCGTATTGAGAAACCCGAGGAATTGATGGCTTTCACATGGGAAGACTTTGCGTTTGCTCCGGAATATTCGACGGATAATCGAATGGTGTTTATATGCTGA
- a CDS encoding S41 family peptidase: protein MKKTIFIFMLISTTLVNKLPAQEKMPSHEERIYSLSAIWKEMHYSFAFPETLQQVNIDSLYMTYLPKVEQAKSNYEYFRVLSSFMAHFNEAHTRIYTSHRPDDVPPLKTINFDKKILISNIAKSMVDKVPLGSEIIKINQIPVLEYIRDSVYQYISAATPHWKFDKSVSEMFYGKPHSKVKITVITPKGKEKEVEMIRNYNSNGLKEIMADTTIVPPINIKIIHGNIGYIQLTSFAGQYLDTINSVFNRNIRQLSNCKGLIIDLRGNRGGTDQAWENIVNHLISKSQIQDQGKWFCRKYITSYKIWGEYDPRFKDYYLDKAMEEIIHQPYINKLNDSLKLHQPLIIISGQYVGSSSEDFLTLMKETGRAVVVGEPSVGCMGEPIFTTLPGDFEAMICAKKYVNPDGTQPNKTGILPDIEVKRSYNAYLKGRDNVLERGIEELWKQIKK, encoded by the coding sequence ATGAAAAAAACTATTTTCATATTTATGCTTATTAGTACAACACTGGTTAATAAGCTTCCGGCACAAGAAAAGATGCCAAGCCATGAGGAAAGGATTTATTCTCTATCGGCTATCTGGAAAGAGATGCACTACAGCTTTGCTTTTCCCGAAACCCTGCAGCAAGTAAATATAGATAGTTTATACATGACTTACCTGCCGAAAGTAGAACAGGCAAAAAGCAACTACGAATATTTTCGTGTGTTATCTTCATTCATGGCACATTTCAACGAAGCACATACGCGCATTTATACTTCTCACCGCCCGGACGATGTTCCGCCTTTGAAAACTATAAATTTTGATAAAAAGATTCTGATAAGCAACATTGCTAAAAGCATGGTTGATAAAGTTCCGCTAGGCAGCGAAATTATTAAGATAAATCAAATTCCGGTGTTAGAGTATATTAGAGATTCTGTATACCAATACATTTCTGCAGCTACTCCACATTGGAAGTTTGATAAGTCAGTGAGTGAAATGTTTTATGGGAAACCACATTCCAAAGTAAAAATAACAGTTATAACTCCAAAGGGGAAAGAGAAAGAAGTAGAAATGATTCGGAACTACAACTCTAATGGACTTAAAGAGATTATGGCTGATACTACTATTGTGCCACCCATAAATATAAAAATCATTCATGGGAATATTGGGTATATACAACTAACGTCTTTTGCCGGACAATATCTTGATACTATAAATTCTGTTTTTAACCGCAACATAAGACAATTAAGTAATTGCAAAGGCTTGATTATTGATCTTCGTGGAAATAGAGGAGGTACAGACCAGGCATGGGAGAATATTGTAAACCATTTAATTTCTAAATCACAAATTCAAGACCAGGGTAAATGGTTTTGCAGGAAATATATCACCAGTTATAAAATTTGGGGAGAATATGATCCTCGGTTCAAGGATTATTATTTAGACAAAGCTATGGAAGAGATAATACATCAACCATATATAAACAAATTAAATGATTCTTTAAAACTACATCAACCGCTGATTATAATTTCGGGGCAGTATGTTGGTTCTTCTTCAGAAGACTTTTTGACACTAATGAAAGAGACCGGGCGAGCAGTTGTTGTAGGAGAACCAAGCGTTGGGTGCATGGGGGAACCAATATTCACCACATTACCGGGCGATTTTGAAGCAATGATTTGTGCTAAGAAATATGTGAATCCGGATGGTACTCAACCAAATAAGACAGGTATTTTACCCGACATTGAAGTCAAAAGAAGCTACAATGCATATCTAAAAGGAAGAGATAATGTGCTGGAGAGGGGAATTGAAGAATTATGGAAGCAGATTAAGAAGTAA
- the trpS gene encoding tryptophan--tRNA ligase, with translation METVVSGIRPTGNLHLGNYFGAVKSFLQMQNEYNCYFFIADWHSLTTHPKPNDIVQSARTILAEYLACGIDPEKATIYVQSDVKEVLELYLYLNMNAYLGELERTTSFKEKARKQPDNVNAGLLTYPTLMAADILIHKAAKVPVGKDQEQNMEMARKFARRFNTIYGTDLFPEPASFSLADKAIKVPGLDGSGKMGKSEGNCIYLMDDAKTISKKVMKAVTDAGPTVPNSEKPEVIQNLFTFLDIVSTKDTYDYFNEKYNDCSIRYGDLKKQLAADIIAYTDPIREKIVEYSANTEYLAKVAKQGAEKAQESAAKTLKEVREIIGFREI, from the coding sequence ATGGAAACAGTTGTTAGTGGAATTCGCCCTACAGGTAATCTGCATCTGGGCAACTACTTTGGAGCAGTGAAGAGTTTTCTGCAAATGCAGAATGAATATAATTGTTATTTCTTTATTGCCGATTGGCATTCCCTTACTACTCACCCAAAACCAAACGATATAGTTCAGAGCGCACGCACTATTCTTGCTGAATATCTGGCTTGCGGTATTGATCCTGAGAAAGCTACCATTTATGTACAAAGTGACGTGAAAGAGGTATTGGAACTTTATCTGTACCTTAACATGAATGCTTATCTTGGTGAGCTGGAACGTACCACTTCTTTTAAGGAAAAGGCACGTAAGCAACCGGATAATGTAAATGCAGGATTGCTGACTTACCCTACTCTTATGGCTGCAGATATTCTTATTCATAAGGCTGCAAAAGTACCTGTGGGAAAAGATCAGGAACAAAACATGGAGATGGCGCGTAAGTTTGCCCGCCGCTTCAACACAATATATGGCACTGACTTATTCCCAGAACCGGCTTCATTCTCTTTAGCAGATAAAGCTATCAAGGTTCCGGGATTGGATGGTTCCGGTAAGATGGGAAAATCTGAAGGTAATTGCATTTACCTGATGGACGATGCCAAGACTATCAGCAAAAAGGTGATGAAGGCAGTAACTGATGCAGGTCCAACAGTGCCTAACAGTGAAAAGCCTGAGGTTATTCAGAACTTATTTACTTTCCTTGATATTGTGTCAACTAAAGATACTTACGATTATTTCAATGAGAAGTACAACGATTGTTCTATCCGCTACGGAGATTTGAAGAAGCAATTGGCTGCTGATATTATAGCCTACACTGACCCTATCCGCGAAAAGATTGTGGAATATTCTGCAAACACAGAATATCTTGCCAAGGTTGCTAAACAAGGTGCCGAAAAAGCGCAGGAAAGTGCAGCTAAAACATTGAAGGAAGTTAGAGAGATTATCGGGTTCCGCGAGATTTAA